ATATGTTTTTGACGTATGCAGAAGATCTAATGTTAAAGCTATAGGTAGTATTGTAGATAGATCGTCGGCGATCCCCCAAGGGGCCGATTATCTCAGGAAGGACTATGCTTACCTCTTTGAAAGGTTCTATTATTATCTTGAGAATGTACATCGATCTGAAATGGGATATATCGTTTTTGATGAGCTTGACAAATCACAAAGCCATATCCTCCTGGATCAAATGGAAGCGTATTTCATTAAAACGAAGAAAGGACGTGACCGGGCGGCAAGGATCATTCCGGAACCGTTCTTTGTCCACAGCGATATGAGTAGTCTTGTCCAAGTCGCTGATATTTTGGCATATGTTTTGTCGTGGGGGAAGGTGCTTCCAACAAAAGAATCCTGCCGCCCAGAACTTGGGGAGGTGGCACAAAGGGCCGTGGCCTTGCGAAGCGATGCCAGACGTGAAATCGCAGAAATCAAGAAAGGGCAGGAGTCGATCATCTATGGATTCGCATTGATTGAGAATCTTTGCGCCGGAGGAAAATAAAAAAGGCAATGCCGACTTGCGCCAGCAAAGCCTCCAGCTAAAAGATAGGTAGGTATCGTTTTTCTGTCAAGACGATTTTCTGCCTCCTCACTTTCCCGCCTTTCCGGGCTCATCGCCCCTCATTGTTTTTCGTCTCCCTGACGTTTTCACCGTTGGTCCGCCCCTTGCATCCCTCCCGGTCGAGGAGGACTCCTTCCATGGACATGAGCATGTACAGCGCGCTTTTCGGGGCTTTAAGCAACGAAAACCGCCTCAACATCAGCGCCAACAATTTGGCGAACATCAACACCACCGGCTACAAGCGCGACCAGGTGTCCTTCCACGACACCTTCGTGCGCTACGCCCATGATTATCACCCCGACCCGCGCGGAACCATCCGCGAGGAAGAGCTTCTGCCCGAGGCCGAGCTCATCGCCAAACCGCGCCTGTCCATGCAGCAGATCGACTTCTCCCAGGGGGCGCTGCAGGCCACGGGCAACACCTTCGATCTGGCCATCCAGGGGCCGGGATTTTTCCGGGTGCGTTCTCCGGACGGGGACTATCTGACCCGTAGCGGAGCCTTTATGCGCGGCCCGGATGGAACGCTCATGACCGACCAGGGCTATCAGGTGCTTGGAGAGGGAGGCGCCATCGACATCCCGGCGGGCAAGGTCATCACGGTGGCCGGAGACGGCCAGATCTCCGTGGACGGCGCGCCCGTGGGCACGCTGGACCTGGTAGCCGTGGCCGAGCCCGAGACCCTGGAGAAGTACGGGTCCAACCTCTACCGGGGGAATGATGGCGCAGCCATCCAATCCCAGGCCATCGATCCGGCCCTGACCCAGGTGGTGCAGGGCTATCTGGAAAAGCCCAACGTGGAGGTGGTTTCGGAGATGGTGTCCATGATCGAGACCCAGCGGACCTTTGAGGCCTACCAGAAGGTCATGACCACCTCTCAGGAACTTGACACCCGGGCGACCAGGGTCGGTTCGGACAAATAACGCAGGAGGTTGACGCGTATGATGCGTTCTCTTTGGACGGCCACCACCGGCATGGTGGCCATGCAGATGCAGATAGACACCATGTCCCACAACCTGGCCAACGTGAACACCATCGGCTTCAAAAAGAGCCGGGCCGAGTTCGAGGATCTCATGTACCAGACCCAGGCCGTGGCCGGCACCGAAATCGCCGGCGGCGACCGCCTGCCCACCGGCCTTCAGGTAGGCCTTGGCGTGCGGCCCACCACGGTGCACAAGTTCTTTACCCAGGGCGATCTGCAAAACACCGGCAACCAGCTCGACATCGCCATCGAGGGCGACGGGTTTTTCCGCCTGGACGTCAACGGCCGCGAACTCTATTCCCGGGCCGGCTCCTTCAAGCTCAACCAGGACGGCACCATCGTCTCGGCCAACGGCTATGTCCTGCAGCCTGAATTCGCCGTGCCCCAGGAGACCAAAAACATCACCATCACCGAGGGCGGCCACCTGGCCTGCCTGGATGCGGACGGCGAGGAACTGGCCGGGGTGGACATCCCCCTCTACACCTTCATCAACCCGGCGGGCTTAAGCGCCGAGGGCCGCAACCTCTATTCCACCACCGAGGCCTCGGGCGACCCCGAGGAACTCAATCCCGGCGACCAGAACGCAGGCATCCTGGTCCAGGGTTTCCTGGAAATGTCCAACGTGGAGCTTGTGGACGAAATGGTGGGGCTCATCGTGGGCCAGCGGGCCTATGAGGCCAACTCCAAGGCCATCACCACCGCTGACGGCATGCTCCAGACAGCGGTCAACGTGAAGCGGTAACCTGCCATGAACAGCACGGGACGTATCTTTGACTCCGCCCGGGCCGCCATCTTTGCGACAGTGGTCTGCCTGGGGGGCGTTTTGTGCGCACCGACGGCCCAGGCCGCCTGGATGCTGCGCATCCTCCCGGCGGCCTGCGCGGACGGCGAGAGGGTGACGCTACGCGACATCGCCGCGCCTGATCCGGGATTTCCCGAAGACGCCTGGGCCATCCTGGGGGCCACGGCCCTGTGGGCCGCCCCTGCGCCGGGACAGTCCCAGACCCTGTCCGGGGCCGAACTGCCGGGCAGGCTGCGGGCCTACCTGAAAGACGCCCCCGTGGAATACGTCCTGCCGATGCAGCTTGTGGTGCGCCGGGGAGGACGGGTGGTCCAGCGCACGGAACTGGAAAATCTCGTCGTCGATTTCTTGACGCCGCGTCTGTCCGGGCTGCCCGGGCGGACATGGCTGAGCGGGGTGGAGACCCCGGAATACCTCTTTTTGGCCGAGCACGACCGGCTGGCCGTGGAAATGGCCGCCGGAAGCACGACCAACGGCCCGGGGCCGACGGAACTGCGGCTGTGCGTGGCCGGCCAGGATGGTCGCACGGTCAGCAAGGTGGCGGCCAAGGCCGTGGTCAACCAGACGACCCGGGTGGCTGTGGCCAGGCGGCCGGTCAATCCCCGCGACGGGGTTTTGACTCAGGAGCTGGTGTCCTTCGAGGAACGCAATCTGGCCGGGCTTCCCGGACGCCCCTGGGACGGCGCGGGCGTGCCCGTGCGCCTGGTGCGCGGCGTGGGGCAGGGACAGGTGATTTTCGCCCAGGACGTGGAGCCCATGCCCGTGGTGCAAAAAGGCGACAAGGTGCTTTTGGTGTACGAAGGCGGCCGCATCCGGCTTCAGGTGGACGCCCTGGCCGAATCCGACGGCGCGCCGGGCGGGCGGGTGACGGTGCGCAACTTGCAAAGTGAACGGAAAGTCATCGCCTCGGTGCGCGACAAGAACACCGTGGTCGTCACCGAAAGGTGATCAAGGGGGATATCCCATGAATCGTACCGCCATC
Above is a genomic segment from Desulfolutivibrio sulfodismutans DSM 3696 containing:
- a CDS encoding DUF3800 domain-containing protein, encoding MEKGFSSRGSECNEVTKYELTALAQAKIAYVKYVFDVCRRSNVKAIGSIVDRSSAIPQGADYLRKDYAYLFERFYYYLENVHRSEMGYIVFDELDKSQSHILLDQMEAYFIKTKKGRDRAARIIPEPFFVHSDMSSLVQVADILAYVLSWGKVLPTKESCRPELGEVAQRAVALRSDARREIAEIKKGQESIIYGFALIENLCAGGK
- the flgF gene encoding flagellar basal-body rod protein FlgF, producing MDMSMYSALFGALSNENRLNISANNLANINTTGYKRDQVSFHDTFVRYAHDYHPDPRGTIREEELLPEAELIAKPRLSMQQIDFSQGALQATGNTFDLAIQGPGFFRVRSPDGDYLTRSGAFMRGPDGTLMTDQGYQVLGEGGAIDIPAGKVITVAGDGQISVDGAPVGTLDLVAVAEPETLEKYGSNLYRGNDGAAIQSQAIDPALTQVVQGYLEKPNVEVVSEMVSMIETQRTFEAYQKVMTTSQELDTRATRVGSDK
- the flgG gene encoding flagellar basal-body rod protein FlgG, yielding MMRSLWTATTGMVAMQMQIDTMSHNLANVNTIGFKKSRAEFEDLMYQTQAVAGTEIAGGDRLPTGLQVGLGVRPTTVHKFFTQGDLQNTGNQLDIAIEGDGFFRLDVNGRELYSRAGSFKLNQDGTIVSANGYVLQPEFAVPQETKNITITEGGHLACLDADGEELAGVDIPLYTFINPAGLSAEGRNLYSTTEASGDPEELNPGDQNAGILVQGFLEMSNVELVDEMVGLIVGQRAYEANSKAITTADGMLQTAVNVKR
- the flgA gene encoding flagellar basal body P-ring formation chaperone FlgA, with translation MNSTGRIFDSARAAIFATVVCLGGVLCAPTAQAAWMLRILPAACADGERVTLRDIAAPDPGFPEDAWAILGATALWAAPAPGQSQTLSGAELPGRLRAYLKDAPVEYVLPMQLVVRRGGRVVQRTELENLVVDFLTPRLSGLPGRTWLSGVETPEYLFLAEHDRLAVEMAAGSTTNGPGPTELRLCVAGQDGRTVSKVAAKAVVNQTTRVAVARRPVNPRDGVLTQELVSFEERNLAGLPGRPWDGAGVPVRLVRGVGQGQVIFAQDVEPMPVVQKGDKVLLVYEGGRIRLQVDALAESDGAPGGRVTVRNLQSERKVIASVRDKNTVVVTER